One Miscanthus floridulus cultivar M001 chromosome 11, ASM1932011v1, whole genome shotgun sequence DNA window includes the following coding sequences:
- the LOC136493030 gene encoding G-type lectin S-receptor-like serine/threonine-protein kinase At2g19130, producing MLLALLPFVLIFFPLNILEVHSSASASGRDTNTILPGQVLAGSDKLVCSTGKYALGFFQTQTSGNSNCWYYLGIWINRVPTITPVWVANEDDPIADLTTAVLTISPDGNLAVLNLTTKSIIWSTSTQANTTTNDTIATLSDGGNLIVQRSSSPSDVILWQSFDHPTNSLLPGAKLGRDKVTGLNRRLVSRKNSVEQAPGAYALELDPTGAAQFILVELNSGVTYWSSGEWNGRFFDSIPDMGAYSEFVDNSREVYLVTALRDDNMVMRLSLEVSGQLKAFIWYEQLQDWVISAAQPKSQCDVYAVCGSYSVCNDNVSPSCDCMKGFSIKSLEDWELEDRRGGCIRNSPLDCSDNKTTDGFYSIPCSGLPPIAQSLTVITNEGECAKVCLSNCSCTAYSFSDDYGCYVWHDELFNVRQQQYSDLTSTKVEFLKVRLAAKELRISENHRRKLLVWVVTSATMLTLFGLVLLLMMIWRNRTMRYCRMLNSVQGGNGIVAFRYTDLQQATKGFSSKLGSGGFGSVYKGVLPDASTIAVKMLDGLRQGEKQFRAEVSSVGMIQHVNLVKLIGFCCEGNNRLLVYEYLPYGSLDVYLYQNSVTFLNWKNRYQIALGVARGLAYLHESCQEYIIHCDIKPENILLDASFAPKIADFGMAKLVQRNFSGVLTTMRGTVGYLAPEWLSGVAITTKVDVYSYGMVLLEIISGRRNTYEQCTSCGHNDAYFPLQVANNLLKGDVQSLVDPKLSGDANMEEVERACRAACWCIQDKESDRPAMGEIVQILKGLREVDVPPLPKILLAVAGSPLSTSL from the coding sequence ATGCTGCTCGCCCTACTACCCTTTGTGCTCATCTTCTTCCCGCTCAACATCCTGGAAGTGCACTCCTCTGCTTCTGCGTCTGGAAGGGACACCAACACCATCTTGCCTGGCCAAGTGCTTGCCGGCAGCGACAAGCTCGTCTGCAGCACCGGCAAGTATGCGCTTGGTTTCTTCCAAACCCAAACCAGCGGTAACTCCAACTGCTGGTACTACCTGGGCATATGGATCAACAGAGTCCCCACCATAACTCCCGTGTGGGTCGCAAACGAGGACGATCCGATTGCTGATCTCACCACGGCGGTGCTCACAATCTCCCCGGACGGCAACCTTGCCGTCCTGAACCTCACCACCAAATCCATCATCTGGTCCACGTCCACCCAAGCCAACACCACAACCAACGACACAATCGCGACGCTGTCAGACGGTGGGAACCTCATCGTGCAGAGATCTTCGAGCCCATCGGATGTGATCCTGTGGCAAAGCTTCGACCACCCGACGAATAGCCTCCTCCCTGGCGCAAAGCTCGGCCGGGATAAGGTCACCGGCCTCAACCGCCGTCTTGTCTCCAGGAAGAACTCGGTGGAGCAGGCTCCTGGAGCCTACGCGTTGGAGCTGGACCCGACTGGTGCTGCTCAGTTCATCCTCGTGGAGTTGAATTCGGGAGTGACGTATTGGTCAAGCGGCGAATGGAACGGCCGATTCTTCGACTCTATACCAGATATGGGTGCCTATTCTGAATTTGTCGACAACAGCAGAGAGGTGTATCTTGTGACCGCCTTGCGGGATGACAACATGGTCATGCGCCTTTCGTTGGAGGTTTCTGGTCAACTCAAGGCGTTCATATGGTACGAGCAGTTGCAGGATTGGGTAATTTCAGCTGCCCAGCCGAAATCTCAGTGTGATGTCTATGCAGTCTGTGGATCTTATTCAGTTTGCAACGACAATGTAAGCCCCTCTTGCGACTGTATGAAGGGCTTCTCCATCAAGTCGCTTGAGGATTGGGAGCTAGAGGATCGAAGAGGAGGGTGCATCAGAAATTCTCCATTAGATTGCAGTGACAACAAAACAACAGATGGATTCTACTCCATTCCATGCTCCGGACTGCCCCCGATTGCTCAGAGCTTAACGGTTATTACTAATGAAGGTGAGTGTGCAAAGGTTTGCTTAAGTAATTGCTCATGCACTGCATATTCCTTCAGTGATGACTATGGCTGCTATGTCTGGCATGATGAACTGTTTAATGTCAGACAACAACAGTACAGTGACCTTACTAGTACGAAGGTGGAATTCCTGAAAGTTCGCCTTGCGGCAAAGGAGCTGAGGATTTCGGAAAACCACAGAAGGAAACTGCTGGTTTGGGTCGTTACCAGTGCAACTATGCTGACTTTGTTTGGACTTGTCCTGCTGCtgatgatgatttggaggaacCGAACGATGCGATATTGTCGCATGTTGAACAGTGTTCAGGGTGGCAACGGAATTGTTGCATTTAGATACACTGACTTGCAGCAGGCAACAAAAGGTTTCTCATCCAAGCTAGGGAGCGGTGGTTTCGGCTCTGTTTATAAGGGGGTTTTACCTGACGCATCCACCATAGCAGTGAAAATGCTTGACGGTCTTCGTCAAGGGGAGAAGCAATTCAGAGCCGAAGTGAGCTCAGTAGGTATGATCCAACATGTTAATTTAGTTAAACTGATTGGTTTCTGTTGTGAGGGAAATAACAGATTGCTAGTCTACGAGTACTTGCCATACGGTTCTCTTGATGtttatctatatcagaacagtgtCACATTTCTGAACTGGAAAAACAGGTATCAAATTGCCCTTGGAGTTGCAAGAGGACTTGCATATTTGCATGAGAGCTGTCAGGAATATATCATACATTGTGATATTAAGCCAGAAAACATACTTCTTGATGCATCATTCGCTCCTAAAATTGCAGACTTTGGGATGGCAAAATTGGTACAAAGAAATTTTAGCGGAGTCTTGACGACGATGAGAGGAACTGTAGGTTATCTCGCGCCTGAATGGCTCAGCGGAGTGGCTATTACAACAAAAGTAGATGTTTATAGCTACGGGATGGTGTTATTGGAAATTATATCAGGAAGGAGAAACACATATGAACAGTGCACTAGTTGTGGTCACAATGATGCTTATTTTCCTCTGCAAGTTGCCAATAATCTTCTCAAGGGTGATGTGCAGAGTTTGGTGGATCCTAAGTTGTCTGGGGATGCCAATATGGAAGAGGTTGAACGAGCTTGCAGAGCTGCTTGTTGGTGCATCCAAGACAAGGAGTCCGATCGACCGGCAATGGGTGAGATTGTTCAGATTCTAAAGGGTCTACGTGAGGTCGATGTGCCTCCACTCCCGAAGATACTCCTAGCTGTTGCAGGAAGCCCActatcaactagtttgtaa